In Pseudomonadota bacterium, one genomic interval encodes:
- a CDS encoding HAD family hydrolase: MKKVFSFDLDGTLVNAGFGDMVWNHGIPEAYAKKYSMPFDDARMLITKEYASVGDSSILWYQIDYWLKKFNLQVTAGELLKKYETFIELIPGAKEVIERLKETYTLVIASNAARIFVEKELEYTDLARYFSHSISATTDYNMVKKETAFYEMVCSILNVLPEEVIHVGDHEIFDFKVPSDMGIEAYYFRNSGSGNMDKGPRENNGRVIQNLLELLDKI; encoded by the coding sequence AAGTATTCTCCTTTGACCTTGACGGGACTCTCGTCAACGCCGGATTCGGCGATATGGTGTGGAATCACGGTATACCCGAAGCTTATGCAAAAAAATATTCCATGCCCTTTGATGATGCACGGATGCTCATTACGAAAGAATATGCATCTGTCGGTGATTCAAGCATTCTCTGGTATCAAATAGACTACTGGCTGAAGAAGTTTAACCTCCAGGTTACAGCCGGTGAACTACTGAAAAAGTATGAGACATTTATTGAGCTTATTCCCGGTGCAAAAGAGGTTATCGAAAGATTAAAGGAAACATATACGCTTGTTATAGCCTCTAATGCGGCCCGAATATTTGTTGAGAAAGAGCTTGAATATACAGACCTTGCCCGATACTTCAGTCATAGCATTTCAGCAACGACAGATTATAATATGGTGAAAAAAGAGACGGCATTTTATGAAATGGTATGCAGCATACTTAATGTATTGCCTGAAGAGGTTATACATGTGGGAGACCATGAAATATTTGATTTTAAAGTTCCATCAGACATGGGGATAGAGGCATATTACTTCAGGAATTCCGGGTCTGGAAACATGGACAAGGGGCCAAGGGAAAACAACGGAAGGGTTATACAAAACCTTCTGGAGCTTCTGGATAAAATATGA